One Robbsia sp. KACC 23696 DNA segment encodes these proteins:
- a CDS encoding efflux RND transporter periplasmic adaptor subunit — MSAAIASRAKPIAISLISLAVVFGLLYAWRTTRSGGADHQAMPPIPVSTLRAVTRSVADELQAVGSLQAVREVLLAPDTAGRVTAIHFEPGQFVKEGTVLVQLYDAPEQADRAAASAKADFAQLQLKRSLELAPTGAEPRETLEQRKAEAAEAVAAVRQLDARIEQKAIRAPFTGQLGIRRINPGQYLNAGDAISTLTQLDPLYVNFTLPQQDLPELTPGAPVHVTVDAAPGKVFDAKVSTIEPRIDGETRNVAVQALLPNAGRSLKSGMYATARLMLPATADAIVLPLTAIQTSASGDSVVVVQGADAQGIGKAVAVPVVTGRRIGEDVVVTQGVKSGDIVVTAGQNRLPPGATVKISTTPPSAAATSTAQTVASVR, encoded by the coding sequence ATGAGTGCCGCCATTGCCTCCCGTGCAAAACCCATCGCTATCAGCCTGATAAGTCTCGCCGTGGTCTTCGGTCTGCTGTACGCGTGGCGTACGACCCGCAGCGGTGGCGCAGACCATCAGGCCATGCCGCCGATACCGGTTTCGACGCTCCGCGCGGTAACCCGCAGCGTTGCCGACGAACTGCAAGCCGTCGGCAGCTTGCAAGCCGTACGTGAAGTGCTGTTGGCCCCGGACACCGCCGGTCGCGTCACCGCCATCCATTTCGAGCCGGGGCAGTTCGTGAAGGAAGGGACGGTACTGGTTCAGCTCTACGATGCTCCCGAACAGGCGGATCGCGCAGCCGCATCGGCAAAGGCCGATTTCGCGCAGTTGCAACTCAAGCGCTCGCTGGAACTGGCGCCTACCGGCGCCGAGCCGCGCGAAACGCTCGAACAACGCAAGGCGGAAGCTGCCGAAGCCGTCGCGGCGGTTCGGCAACTGGACGCGCGCATCGAACAGAAAGCCATCCGCGCACCATTCACCGGTCAACTCGGCATTCGCCGTATCAATCCCGGCCAGTACCTCAACGCCGGTGACGCGATCTCCACGTTGACCCAGCTCGACCCGCTCTATGTCAACTTCACGCTGCCGCAGCAGGATTTGCCCGAGCTGACGCCGGGCGCGCCGGTACACGTTACCGTGGATGCGGCGCCGGGCAAGGTATTCGACGCCAAGGTCAGCACCATCGAGCCGCGCATCGACGGCGAAACTCGCAACGTTGCCGTTCAAGCTCTGCTCCCCAATGCCGGGCGGTCGCTGAAGTCAGGGATGTACGCAACGGCACGGTTGATGTTGCCTGCGACAGCCGATGCCATCGTGCTGCCGCTGACTGCGATTCAGACCTCGGCTTCCGGCGACAGCGTGGTGGTCGTGCAAGGTGCCGATGCACAGGGAATCGGCAAGGCGGTTGCAGTGCCTGTCGTTACCGGTCGACGGATCGGGGAAGACGTCGTGGTCACGCAAGGCGTCAAATCCGGCGACATCGTAGTGACCGCGGGCCAGAACCGGCTGCCGCCTGGGGCGACCGTCAAGATCAGCACCACGCCTCCTTCGGCAGCAGCGACTTCTACGGCGCAGACCGTCGCCAGCGTGCGGTAA
- a CDS encoding DUF932 domain-containing protein, which yields MQLASRFASRSPGLRSDYPLSDDQIRAVAPSIFADAPHESRSERYSYIPTATVLQELRGEGFELFMVCQTRVRQDDRRDYTKHMIRLRHASQINGREANEIILLNSHDGTSSYQMLAGMFRFVCSNGLVCGDTVADVRVPHNGNVAEQVIEGAYEVLHGFDRAQQSRDAMQSITLDNGEAEVFARAALALKYDEDKPAPITESQILMPRRHDDSCRDLWSVFNRTQENLIKGGLSARAANGRRQTTRPVQGIENGIRLNRALWLLADGLRQLKA from the coding sequence ATGCAACTCGCTTCCCGTTTCGCGTCCCGTTCGCCGGGGCTGCGTTCCGACTATCCGCTGTCGGATGACCAAATCCGCGCCGTCGCGCCGTCCATTTTCGCGGACGCCCCGCACGAAAGCCGTTCCGAGCGGTACAGCTACATCCCCACCGCGACCGTGCTGCAAGAATTGCGCGGCGAAGGCTTCGAGCTGTTCATGGTGTGCCAGACCCGCGTGCGGCAGGACGACCGACGCGACTACACTAAGCACATGATCCGGCTGCGCCACGCCAGCCAGATCAACGGCCGCGAAGCCAACGAAATCATCCTGCTGAACTCGCATGACGGCACCAGCAGTTATCAGATGCTGGCCGGCATGTTCCGGTTCGTGTGCAGCAATGGCCTTGTCTGCGGCGACACCGTGGCGGACGTGCGCGTACCCCACAACGGCAATGTAGCCGAGCAGGTTATCGAAGGCGCTTACGAAGTCCTGCACGGCTTCGACCGGGCGCAGCAATCCCGCGATGCGATGCAGTCCATCACGCTCGACAACGGCGAGGCGGAAGTGTTCGCCCGTGCTGCGCTCGCGTTGAAGTACGACGAGGACAAGCCCGCGCCCATCACGGAATCGCAAATCCTGATGCCACGCCGTCACGACGACAGCTGCCGCGACCTGTGGAGCGTGTTCAACCGCACGCAGGAAAACCTCATCAAAGGCGGCCTGTCCGCTCGCGCCGCGAACGGACGCCGCCAGACCACGCGCCCGGTGCAGGGCATCGAAAACGGTATCCGTCTCAATCGCGCCCTGTGGCTACTGGCCGATGGCCTGCGCCAGTTGAAAGCCTGA
- a CDS encoding efflux RND transporter permease subunit has translation MHFTDIFIRRPILALVVSLLILLMGATALFLLPVRQYPYLENATITVSTSLPGATQDVMQGFVTTPIAQSIATASGIEYLSSTTTQGKSEIKARLVLNANADRAMTEILAKVQQVKYQLPAGVTDPVISKSTEGGTAVQYIAFYSTTLSIPQVTDFVSRVAQPLFTSIPGVASADVYGGQSLAMRIWIDPLRLAAHGLSAGEISAALRANNVQAAPGQLKSSLTVTNISAATDLRSADDFRQMVVKSSPGGGVVRLSDVATVEVGGQNYNNISFATGAPAIFVALQPTPDGNPLEIVKQANALLPKIRAMAPPGLTVAPNYDVARFVNASIKEVKHTLIEAIVIVIAVIFLFLGTFRAVIIPVVTIPLSLVGTAALMLACGFSINLLTLLAMVLAIGLVVDDAIVVVENIHRHIEEGLTPVRAALLGAREIVGPVIAMTITLAAVYAPIGMMGGLTGALFKEFAFTLAGSVIVSGIVALTLSPVMSSMLLSSKQGEGRLAKRIEHSMEGLTAFYGRLLAHTLAARGAVLLVGAVVLVAIVVLFTGTRRELAPTEDQGVVIVVTKAPQYAGVGYSARYAKQIEKLFEQIPEFDSSFMNIGDAAGGQNMMLGGAILKDWSQRKRSAAEIQGQIQAAGSAINGETLTAVQLPPLPGSSGGLPVQMVLRSPDDFKTLYETGEKIKMAAYASGLFLYVQNDLSYDSPQAHITVENAKAREMGVTMQSVADTLAVLVGENYVNRFNFHDRSYDVIPQVRGGERMTPDDLGRFYVKATSGALVPLSTVAHVEIRPQANQLTQFGQMNSTTLEMLPAPGVSMGEAVKFLQSQPLPRGTSVDWLSDSRQFVQEGNRLLVSFCFALVVIFLVLAAQFESLRDPLVILVTVPLAVCGALVPLWLGFATLNIYTQIGLVTLIGLISKHGILMVTFANHIQHHENVSRIEAIEKAAAVRMRPVLMTTAAMVAGLVPLLFANGAGSASRFSIGIVVVMGMLIGTFFTLFVLPTIYSFIAKDHRAAAESPRARELATAEAPSVEL, from the coding sequence ATGCACTTCACCGACATCTTCATCCGCCGGCCCATCCTGGCGCTGGTGGTCAGCCTGTTGATCCTGCTGATGGGCGCCACCGCTCTGTTCCTGCTACCTGTCCGGCAATATCCCTATTTGGAAAACGCCACTATCACGGTCAGCACCTCGCTTCCAGGGGCGACCCAGGACGTGATGCAGGGTTTCGTCACCACGCCGATAGCGCAGTCCATCGCCACCGCCAGCGGCATCGAATACCTCAGTTCAACCACCACGCAGGGTAAAAGCGAGATCAAGGCGCGCTTGGTGCTCAACGCCAACGCTGATCGCGCGATGACTGAAATCCTCGCCAAGGTGCAGCAGGTCAAGTACCAGCTGCCGGCGGGCGTCACCGATCCGGTCATCAGCAAGTCCACCGAAGGTGGCACGGCGGTGCAGTACATCGCCTTCTACAGCACGACCCTTTCGATCCCGCAGGTGACGGATTTCGTGTCCCGGGTGGCGCAGCCGCTGTTCACCAGCATTCCGGGGGTTGCCTCGGCCGACGTCTATGGAGGCCAGTCGCTGGCCATGCGCATCTGGATCGACCCGTTACGGTTGGCAGCCCATGGGCTGTCGGCCGGCGAGATTTCGGCCGCGCTACGTGCTAACAACGTGCAAGCAGCGCCTGGCCAGCTCAAAAGTTCGCTGACCGTCACCAACATCAGCGCGGCCACAGACCTGCGCAGTGCCGATGACTTCCGCCAGATGGTCGTCAAGTCCAGCCCTGGCGGTGGTGTGGTGCGGCTGTCGGATGTCGCGACGGTGGAAGTCGGTGGCCAGAACTACAACAACATATCGTTCGCGACGGGCGCGCCTGCAATCTTCGTTGCTCTCCAGCCCACGCCCGATGGCAATCCCTTGGAGATCGTCAAGCAAGCCAACGCATTGCTGCCAAAGATCCGCGCGATGGCACCGCCGGGGCTCACCGTCGCTCCCAACTACGACGTGGCACGTTTCGTCAACGCTTCCATTAAGGAAGTGAAACATACGCTGATCGAAGCGATCGTGATCGTGATCGCGGTGATCTTCCTGTTTCTCGGCACCTTCCGCGCGGTCATCATTCCAGTGGTCACCATCCCGTTGTCGCTGGTCGGCACCGCGGCGCTGATGCTGGCCTGCGGCTTCTCGATCAATCTGCTGACACTGTTGGCGATGGTGCTGGCGATCGGCCTCGTGGTGGACGATGCGATCGTCGTGGTGGAAAACATCCATCGACACATCGAGGAAGGACTGACGCCCGTGCGCGCGGCATTGCTCGGCGCTCGTGAAATCGTCGGGCCGGTAATCGCCATGACGATTACATTGGCGGCAGTCTATGCGCCCATCGGCATGATGGGTGGCCTCACCGGCGCGCTGTTCAAGGAGTTCGCCTTCACCCTGGCCGGCTCGGTGATCGTCTCGGGAATCGTCGCGCTGACGCTTTCACCGGTGATGAGTTCGATGTTGCTCAGCTCCAAGCAAGGCGAGGGGCGGCTAGCGAAGCGGATCGAACATTCCATGGAAGGGCTGACGGCATTCTATGGACGCCTGCTTGCGCATACCCTGGCTGCGCGCGGCGCTGTTCTACTGGTCGGCGCGGTTGTGCTGGTCGCGATCGTGGTGTTGTTCACCGGCACCCGCCGCGAACTGGCGCCGACGGAGGATCAGGGCGTCGTCATCGTCGTCACCAAGGCACCGCAATATGCTGGCGTGGGCTACAGCGCTCGCTATGCTAAGCAGATCGAAAAGCTTTTCGAGCAGATTCCGGAGTTCGACAGCAGCTTCATGAATATCGGAGACGCCGCCGGTGGCCAGAACATGATGCTCGGTGGTGCGATCCTCAAGGACTGGTCGCAACGCAAGCGGTCGGCTGCCGAAATCCAGGGCCAGATCCAGGCGGCAGGCAGCGCCATCAATGGCGAGACCTTGACCGCGGTGCAGTTGCCCCCGCTACCAGGATCCAGCGGAGGCCTGCCGGTGCAGATGGTGCTGCGCTCGCCCGACGACTTCAAAACCCTGTACGAGACCGGCGAGAAGATCAAGATGGCAGCGTATGCCAGCGGGCTTTTCCTGTATGTGCAGAACGACCTGTCCTACGACAGTCCGCAGGCGCACATCACCGTCGAAAATGCGAAAGCCCGCGAAATGGGCGTGACCATGCAGTCCGTCGCCGATACCTTGGCCGTGCTGGTCGGCGAGAACTACGTCAATCGCTTCAACTTCCACGACCGCTCCTACGACGTGATCCCACAGGTGCGGGGCGGCGAGCGCATGACGCCGGACGACCTCGGACGCTTTTATGTCAAGGCGACCTCCGGTGCGCTGGTGCCACTATCGACCGTGGCTCACGTCGAGATACGCCCGCAGGCGAACCAGCTCACCCAGTTCGGCCAGATGAACTCGACCACGCTGGAAATGCTGCCGGCCCCAGGCGTGAGCATGGGCGAAGCGGTGAAGTTTCTGCAATCGCAGCCGCTGCCGCGCGGCACCAGCGTGGACTGGCTCAGCGATAGCCGCCAGTTCGTGCAGGAAGGCAACAGATTGTTGGTGTCGTTCTGCTTCGCGCTGGTTGTCATCTTCCTGGTGCTGGCGGCGCAATTCGAGAGCCTGCGCGATCCGCTGGTGATCCTGGTGACGGTGCCTTTGGCAGTCTGCGGCGCGTTGGTGCCGTTATGGCTGGGTTTTGCGACGCTCAACATCTACACGCAGATCGGGCTGGTCACGTTGATCGGCTTGATCTCCAAGCACGGCATCCTGATGGTCACGTTTGCCAACCATATCCAGCACCACGAAAACGTGAGCCGCATCGAGGCCATCGAGAAGGCTGCGGCGGTGCGTATGCGTCCCGTGTTGATGACCACAGCTGCGATGGTCGCGGGTCTGGTGCCGTTGCTGTTCGCCAACGGCGCGGGTTCGGCCAGTCGCTTCTCTATCGGCATCGTCGTGGTGATGGGCATGCTGATCGGCACGTTCTTCACGCTGTTCGTTCTGCCCACCATATACAGCTTCATCGCCAAAGATCACCGTGCGGCAGCGGAAAGCCCTCGCGCCCGTGAACTTGCTACTGCGGAGGCTCCCAGTGTCGAACTCTAA